In Aegilops tauschii subsp. strangulata cultivar AL8/78 chromosome 3, Aet v6.0, whole genome shotgun sequence, one genomic interval encodes:
- the LOC141042272 gene encoding uncharacterized protein: MTNLVRWLFSTTRFTTFYFFLCIKFPLIYNFILLSICIFLFLCRFILCLIPICNLFSSCFVGSSFLITLPPEIQDPQALAHLAGLNFYLSLYEQDPGWVTFIQNELNHNTPLEDIPGRLKLFLMEEKLSSMRQDVIQEFVALYQRVGPYLPIEPYLVDEALRSYLDHIHATDSFTVLQASYQDLRENEGGSVFFRNAVSHNWDLLEAESSARRCLEVEQRIRWEEIPKSKASLERAEHEHALDLFKSEDLRRELEKKRAG, from the coding sequence ATGACAAATCTGGTTCGATGGCTCTTCTCCACTACCCGCTTTACTACTTTCTATTTTTTCTTATGTATTAAGTTTCCCTTAATATATAATTTTATATTACTTTCGATTTGTATATTTTTATTCCTTTGTCGTTTTATATTATGCCTAATACCAATTTGCAATCTTTTTAGTTCGTGCTTCGTCGGCTCCTCCTTTCTGATCACTCTCCCGCCGGAGATTCAAGACCCCCAGGCTCTAGCTCATTTAGCAGGGCTAAACTTCTATCTGAGTCTTTACGAGCAGGATCCGGGATGGGTTACGTTCATTCAGAACGAGCTTAATCACAATACCCCCCTGGAAGACATACCTGGGCGGCTTAAGCTCTTCCTAATGGAAGAAAAGCTCTCTTCTATGCGACAAGATGTCATTCAGGAATTTGTGGCGCTTTATCAAAGAGTAGGGCCTTATCTACCGATCGAGCCCTACTTGGTCGATGAAGCGCTTCGTTCCTATCTGGACCATATTCACGCAACTGATTCTTTCACTGTTCTCCAAGCGTCTTATCAAGATCTGCGGGAGAATGAGGGAGGATCCGTTTTCTTTCGAAATGCTGTTTCCCACAACTGGGATCTCCTTGAGGCGGAAAGCTCCGCAAGGAGGTGCCTGGAAGTGGAACAGAGGATCCGGTGGGAAGAAATCCCCAAGAGCAAGGCAAGTCTCGAAAGAGCTGAGCACGAGCATGCTCTCGACTTGTTTAAGTCGGAGGATCTTAGAAGGGAATTAGAAAAAAAAAGAGCGGGGTAG